A stretch of DNA from Calderihabitans maritimus:
TCCCGGATTCCATTAACACTATCATGATTATATAATCCCTGTATCCCGCAAAGGTCTTCTTGTCCGGCTGGGTAAGCAGTCTCACCATCTGCTCCAGAGTGAACGTTTTTGGCAGCCTTTTAGTCTCTTTTACCCGTAAACCTTCGACGGGGTTCAAGTCGACATATCCTTCTTTGAGGCAGTAGTTAAAAAAGGATTTCAAAGCTCTCAGCTTGTTGTTTTGGGAAGGGCTGTTATTTCCCCTTTCGGTCCTGAGAAAGATGAAGCAATTTGCTCGGTATTCCCAAATGTCGAGTCGTAAATGACCAATGCGTTCATGTCTTTCCCCCTAGGCAGATCACCTTTGAAATTTGACAGGAACTAGTTTTATTTAAGGAACGATGCGACTTCATTAGTGAAGCGCTTCGGTTCCTCGATGAATGGTGAATGTCCACTTTTTTCAAAGATAATGCCGAGCTTGGTCATCAGCCGGGAAGCCCATATGTCTGAAGATCCAAGTGAGCCCTTATCACTAACTTGTCTCAACTGCTTTCTCTTTCCCAAAAAGCGGTCAGCAGGTCCAGGACGATAAAGAAAATCATTCCTGCCAGGCATAGCCACCCGACCCAATCACCCAGAAAAATGGCAGGCGCGTTTGCTGTTCCTAACGGTACATCAGCCACCAGCGTTGCCGGCTCAGAGTCCGGCTTGACTGCCCGCTTAATGATGCGACCGTAAGGGTCAATGATTGCCGAGTCAAAGGCAATGTCAGCTTTGACCATCGCAACACGGTTCTCTACCGCGCGGAAAACGACGTGACTGTAGTGCCTGGCAGCGATGGCCGGCCAGTCAAAGGATGGCACGGCGATGAGTTGCGCCCCGTTGCGGGCCACCCAGCGCGCTGTATCGGTGAAGTCCAGGTCGTAACAGATGATGGTACCCAGCCGGCCGAGGGGTGTGTTGTAGACCGGGTAACTGCCGCGGGTCAGGCTGGTTTCTCCTGCATAGGTTACTGGATGGTCCTTGCCGTAAACGCCCAGGAACTCGCCTCCTGGTGCAAGAACCGTCACCTCGTTTCGCAGCCCCTGTTCGGTTCGCACTCCGTAGCCGATGACCAGGTAAGCTCCAGTTTCAGCCGAAAGCACACGCAGTTCTTCGGTATGCTCTGCCTGCGGGTCAAAGGGCAACGCACCCTCGTTCCAGACAATCAACTTCGCACCCTGTGCGGCAGCCCGACGGGTCTGGGCGTATAGCCATTGCAGACCCTCTTCGCTGTGAATACGGATAGCGGGTTGTACGGCCGCCACCCGGACGTCCGGCGCCGGGGCGTCTAGCAACGCCAGGCTCAGCCCGATCCAGGCTGCTATGACAACCCCCACGCCGGCCAGCCAGTTCCGTGCATGACTGGGGGTGACCGGTTGAAAACCGGGATCAAGCCGCCAGCACCGGTCGAAGAGGGCCAGCGTTACCTGAGCCAGGACGTAGTTTGTCAGCAGGATAAGCAGGCTGAGACCGTAGACGCCGAAGATGCTCACCGGTTGAATCAACCAGGGCTGCTCGTAGAGAGCATAGGCAGCAAAGCCCCATGTGCCTATCACCGGCACGAAGCCCCGGATCATCTCGATACCCACCCATAGCGCCGCCCCCTGGAACACAAACCAGCGGTAACCGGTGCGCTCGTGAAAGGCACGGTCGCGCCCACCGACCAGTGCGGCAACGATACCGATCATTAGCGGCAGCCAGCGCATGTACCAGACGCTGTTGGCGAACATATTGTTAAAGTAGCCCCAGAAAAAGCCGCCGACGCCCACCCCGGTGGCCAGGCCGGAGATGCGGCGGGGCAGGATTCGGTGCTGGGCCACGACCATCGGCACAAGCCCGATCCAGATCAGCAGCCATAGGTC
This window harbors:
- the lnt gene encoding apolipoprotein N-acyltransferase encodes the protein MKTAIVTDSATEKTYRRQFWMRSVIGLVLAALSAALFILAFPPYDLWLLIWIGLVPMVVAQHRILPRRISGLATGVGVGGFFWGYFNNMFANSVWYMRWLPLMIGIVAALVGGRDRAFHERTGYRWFVFQGAALWVGIEMIRGFVPVIGTWGFAAYALYEQPWLIQPVSIFGVYGLSLLILLTNYVLAQVTLALFDRCWRLDPGFQPVTPSHARNWLAGVGVVIAAWIGLSLALLDAPAPDVRVAAVQPAIRIHSEEGLQWLYAQTRRAAAQGAKLIVWNEGALPFDPQAEHTEELRVLSAETGAYLVIGYGVRTEQGLRNEVTVLAPGGEFLGVYGKDHPVTYAGETSLTRGSYPVYNTPLGRLGTIICYDLDFTDTARWVARNGAQLIAVPSFDWPAIAARHYSHVVFRAVENRVAMVKADIAFDSAIIDPYGRIIKRAVKPDSEPATLVADVPLGTANAPAIFLGDWVGWLCLAGMIFFIVLDLLTAFWERESS